Part of the Desulfomonilaceae bacterium genome, TCTTGTTTCAAGAGTTAACAGAAAATATGACTTGCCGGAGGACCGTTATGAGCGAAGAAGCACGTTGATGGCCTCGGTTATGGGAGAAACAGTTACCTTCACCGGCGGTTTCCCGAATTTGCCCTATTCCTCCCTCACCGTCCAAATTTCTCAAAGTCCATGGCGAGATTTGTCGGAGGTGCTCACTGACGACAAAGGAGTCTATTACGGCGCCATTTCCTTACCGCCAGGAGTTTGCAGAATACGTCTCCTCCATAAACCCAGTGGAAGGGTTACGGAACCAAAAACCGTCGTAATTTCGGATCCGGAGTTTTCATCAGAATCAGAGCGTTCTTCTGGAGCCAATGATCTCTAGCCATTCCCGCTATATTCCGGGAGCCGCTTACATATTTCTCCGATATTGACCGCCTGCTTTATAAAGGGTTTGGGTGATTTCTCCCAAAGAACAGTGTCTGACCGCCTCCATTAGTCCCTCAAATATGTTTCCGTCAGACTGGGCCACCCTTTGTAGCTTTTCCAGGGCCTGAGCCGATTCATACTTGTTACGGTCCTTGAAATCGGCCAGTCTTTCCAACTGGGATTTCTTTTCTTCTTCGGTCCCTCTGGCCAACTCTATCCCCAATTGCTCGAGGAAGTTGCCTTGAGGATTCAGGAATGTGTTCACTCCAATAATCGGATACTCACCCGTCGTCTTCATGGTTTCATAATAGAGGGACTCATCCTGAATCTTTGTCCTCTGGTAACCGGTTTCCATGGCCCCCAGGACTCCACCACGCTGCGAAATGCGGTCGAATTCGGCTAACACGGCTTCCTCAACCATATCCGTGAGTTCCTCGAGAATGAAAGAACCCTGATTCATGTTGTCTACTCTCGAGAGCCCCCACTCCTTGTTGATTATCATCTGAATCGCAAGGGCTCGTCTAACCGATTCCTCACTCGGTGTCGTTATAGCCTCGTCATAGGAGTTAGTATGCAGGGAGTTGCAGTTATCGTAAATGGCTATAAGAGCCTGGAGCGTCGTCCTGATGTCGTTGAACTGAATCTCCTGAGCATGTAGAGAACGCCCACTCGTTTGAATATGATATTTCAACTTTTGGGAACGTTCATTGCCCCGATATTTGTCTCGAACGGCTATAGACCATATTCGACGGGCTACTCTGCCTATGACGCTGTATTCCGGCTCCAGACCATTAGAGAAGAAGAAGCTTAGATTTGGAGCAAAGTCGTCAATATTCATCCCTCGAGACAAATAGTATTCAACATAGGTGAAACCATCAGCCAGTGTTAGCGCTAGCTGAGTTATTGGATTCGCTCCCGCCTCGGCTATGTGATAGCCGGAAATGGACACTGAATAAAAGTTGCCGACATTGTTGCGAATGAAATATTCCTGAATGTCACCCATCATTCTCAAAGAAAAGTCGGTAGAAAAGATGCAACTGTTTTGACCCTGGTCTTCTTTGAGTATGTCAGCCTGAACGGTTCCTCTTATGTTGCTCAAAACCTCGGACTTTGCCCTGAGAACAACCTCGGGAGTGGGCTCTGAACCGGTCTGCTCTCTTATTGGATCCAGCTTCTGATCAATGGCCGCATTGAAGAACATTGCCAGCATTATGGGGGCCGGTCCGTTGATGGTCATGGAAACCGATGTGTTGGGGGCCGTAAGGTCAAAACCGGAATAAAGAATTTTTACATCATCAAGTGTACAGATCGAAACTCCTGATGTGCCGATTTTGCCGTAGATGTCCGGCCTCTCCTCAGGATCCTGTCCATACAGTGTGACTGAATCGAAGGCGGTAGAAAGTCTCTTGGCGGGGCTACCGGCGGAAAGATACTTGAACCTTTTGTTAGTCCGGAATGGATCTCCTTCACCAGCGAACATTCGTGTCGGATCTTCGTCTTGCCTCTTGAACGGGAAGACGCCGGCGGTGAACGGAAACATGCCTGGTAGATTTTCCTTGAGTCGCCATCTCAATAACTGTCCTGGATCTTCATATTTTGGAAGAGCTATCCGTGGGAGAAGCGTACCACTCAAGGTTTTGATTTTTAGCTTTATTGGGAGTTTTTTCCCTCTAACAGTGAAAACAAAATCGTCCCCAGAATAAGCCTCCTTGATGTCCTCCCATTCCCCAACGAGCCTCAAGGCTCGCGGATCAAGCTGTTTCTCTATTTCTTCCTGGAGTTTTTTAATTTTAACAAACGCTTCAGATTCTTCATTGACGTTCGAGTTTCGCAGTTCCTTTTCTACACCGTCCAAACGCCACAGTCGCCTTATCAGCTCCTCCTGTTCAGTTCCCCATGAGTGATACCGTCGTACGGAGTTGGCGATCTCAGAGAGATAACCGGATCGCTCCGACGGAATGATTATGGTTCTCGATGAAGGTTTCCGATCCCGCCGGGCCGTCATGGAAGTCTTCCAATCAACGCCGGTCTTACCATTTATCGCTTCCACTATTCCCACGTACAGGGAACTGACCCCGTCATCGTTGAAACGGGACGCTATAGATCCGTATACAGGGAGATCCTCAAGACCGGTCTGGAAGCTGAGGCGGTTTCTCTGGACCTGTTTTCTAACGTCATGCAAAGCGTCTTCTGATCCGTGCCGGTCGAACTTGTTGATGGCTATCAAATCAGCGAAATCGAGCATATCGATCTTTTCCAACTGACTTTGCGCCCCAAACTCGGATGTCATGACGTAAAGGGACACATCGACCAGAGGGACTATCGCTGCGTCGCCCTGCCCTATTCCGGCTGTTTCAACAATTATGAAATCAAATCCCGCGGCCTTCAGAACTTCTATGGCCTCTTCCATATGGGCAGGCACTTCGAAACCCTGATTTCTGGTAGCCATGGATCTGTAATAAACTCGATCCGTATGGATAGAGTTCATTCTGATCCTGTCTCCCAGCAAGGCTCCGCCTGTTTTTCTCCGGGTAGGATCTACGGATATCACCCCTACGGTTTTGTCCGTTTGATCGTTTAAGAAACGTAATATGATTTCATCCGTTAATGATGATTTTCCGGCCCCTCCCGTTCCAGTTATCCCCAGGACAGGTACTTTCCTGCCGTAGGACTTTTCCTGCAATTGTGACCGGATGTCCGCAAGGTCACTATTGCCGGTTTCCTTTGCGACCTCCACCGTCGAAATCAATCTTGCAATCGCTTTCCAGTTCGTGGGAGTCAAGTCAGAAATATCGCCACTGAGACTACCGTCTGAAACAGGGAAATCCGAAGTTTGAAGAAAGGAATTTATGATACCCTGCAATCCAGCAGTTCGTCCGTCCTCAGGACTGAATATCTTGGTGACTCCGTATGATTCAAGTTCCGCAATCTCTTCAGGGACGATTACGCCACCGCCACCGCCGAACACCTTTATCTGCGTACTTTCATGTTCACGCAGAAGATCAACGATGTATTTGAAGAATTCGACGTGGCCACCCTGATAAGAGCTGACCCCTATCGCCTGAACATCTTCCTGAACGGCGGCGCTCACAATTTCGGAAACCGATCTGTTATGCCCGAGATGGATAACTTCAGCGCCTGAAGCCTGAAGAATTCGACGCATGATATTGATTGCGGCGTCATGTCCGTCAAAGAGGGAAGCGGCTGTGACAATCCTGATACGGTTCACTGGCTGGTAAGGCGCAGACGAAGGATTCATACTGAACTCCGACAAGTAATATTTTTCGGACCTCTGTCCGGTTTATTTACATATGTGTTTGCGTATGAATTCGGCTGGGGCGTCGATGTCGGAACCACCGAGGAATACTCCTGCCACGCCCATTTGTTTAAGTCCCTGGATGTGCGTTTCGGTATTACACCACTGCAGCCATGATATTCGAAGGCGAACCCAAATTCAACTATTATAGAATGAGCTAGGGTTATATGGTATCCTGAGACTACCGAAGCGCTCAGTTGATAATGATCCTAACATATCCAATGGTATCACCATAAAAATTACCATTATATAACAGCAGATTAAAGGTATAAAATTAATTAAAAGTTAATATTGGACATCCCATTAACTTGTTGACAGTAATTTAACATAGTGATAATCTTAGTCATTCAATTTAATTTATTATTAGCTCCGCTAATAATGTAAATCAGCCTGGTCAAAACTCGACCAATTTGTGGGTCTGGTATGAAGTCCAATAGGTTTGTCGCTCTTTTTTTCTTCGTCCTATCATCTCTTTATCTTCTGCCACCTGACGCGTTCGCTTATTACATGAGGGCGCTTATACCCCTTGGTAAGGGTCACAGCCTACCGGGGTACATTTTCCTTCCTCAACATAAAATCCGTGAGCCGCTTCCCGCTGTTATCGCTGGAGTCGGCGTAGGCGCCACGAAAATTTATCAATATCATGATCATTGCCAGAATCTTGCCAATAGGAATTTTGCGGTGATTCTGATCGACCCGTCAAACTATCCCGAGGACTTGGCGCCCGGTCCATGGACATGGGATCACGGCGCCGGATATCTTCTGGGGAGTTTCAACCAGGGCTTTGTCGGAGCCAAACTGGCGGTGAGTAAAGAATGGTATCTTAAATCCTTTGAAGCCGCCATTAACTACATGTGCTCCTGGCCAATCGTAGACAGTGGAAAGATTGCGTTGAGCGGGTTCTCTCAGGCGGCGAACGCTGTGTTGAGCGTCGCAAGCGCGGACCCTCGGGTGAAAGCTGTAGTGTGGAACTACGGCGGATGGCCCTGGATTATGCCCTACGAGCCATACAAGTTGCCCCCGGTGGAAATTTTTCATGGAGAAAAAGATGACGTTTACAATGTAAAATACGCCAAAGAACTGGCCTGGAATCTCAAAACGAATATGCGGCCGTTTGAATTGAATATCTATCCGTGTCAGGGTCACATGTTCAATATCGTTTACGACTTGAAAACTGAAAATCGCTACATGAAGCCCGTGCTGCTGGACGCTTTTGAAAGAATGGTGGCGTTTCTGAAACGAACTCTGGAAGTCAGGGAAGGTTCACATGCGGGGGCGTTGCGGGCCCGCAGATAATGGGCCCGCGATGATAGGATATAATTTCAGTATGTCAGGACTTCCTCACCTTCCACTTTGATCCATTCCTGGGATAACGCATTAAGAGCCTTTGAATTGTCATCCACGGCCAGAACCAGCGTTGGCGTTTTCAACACAGCGTATGCGCCCTGAAGATAGTACATGTCTTCCAGATTTACTTCGGCAAGTTTGAGCGACCTTAAAATCGCGTTGAGCCCACCGGGATGCTGAGGAACCTGAACAACTATTCTGTCTTTAATAGTTACGGAAAATCCTGAGGATTCAAATATATTCTGAGCCCTGGAAGGGTCATTGGTGACAAGACTCAAATTCCCCTCGGAACCTGAAATATTTAGGCTGAGTCCCAAGGTATAAATGCCGTTCGAACTCAATAGTTCAATAATGTTTGACAGAGACCCAGGTTTGTTGGGAATCCGGATAGCGATCTCTCTGACCGTTTTCATAAAAACCTCCAACCTATATAAGCCGTCAAAGATATTTTTGTTCCAAGCTTTTCAGGCCTTTCGAATGAAATCAGAGCCTACGCTTACAGCCTTCTGATTTGTATCGATCAGCTTCTGTTTTTTACCTTCCAGAACAGTTTCAATTGCTACAGATATGGATTTCTCCGAGACTATGTCTGTCGTCGCCCTAACAACTCCCAGCATCACCATGTTAAGAGAACGGTCCGATCCCATTTCATGGGCAAGAGTGTTGGCCGGCACTTTAACTACGTTTATGTCCTCCCGAGCCGGAGCCTCAGTTATGAGGTCCGAATTCAGGAACATGGTTCCCCCGGATTTTATCATATTCTGATACTTGATCATCGAAGGATAGTTCATTGCGACCACGAACTCGGGCGAAGACGCTATGGGTGAGGCTATCTCTTCATCCGAAACAACAACCGTGCAATTCGCCGTGCCTCCTCGAACTTCCGCTCCATACGCAGGCAGAAAAGTGACATGCTTGTCTTCCTTCATACCCGCGACGGCGAGCACATATCCCATCATGAGCACGCCCTGACCACCAAACCCTGAAAAAACTATCTTAAGCGACATCTTTGATTACCTTAATCGGGAATATTTTCGTCATGGTCTCATCAACCCAGCGAGCAGCTTCCGTAGGAGACATTTTCCAGTTTGTGGGACAAGGTGAAAGCACTTCGACAAGGGCGAAGCCTTTGTCTTCGAGTTGAACTTCAAACGCTTTTCTTATGGCTTTCTTTGTTTTGATTATCCCCTTGGGATTAGAGACCGTCGTTCTCTCGATGTATGCGCTGCCGGCCGCCAACCCCAGCATCCCGCTCAAGTCCAGAGGGTATCCGTCACGAACTGGTAGTCTTCCGCCTGGAGTTGTAGTAGTCACCTGTCCCGGTATGGTAGTGGGGGCCATTTGCCCGCCAGTCATCCCGTAAACGGCGTTATTTACAAATATGGCCGTAATGCGT contains:
- the icmF gene encoding fused isobutyryl-CoA mutase/GTPase IcmF; the protein is MNPSSAPYQPVNRIRIVTAASLFDGHDAAINIMRRILQASGAEVIHLGHNRSVSEIVSAAVQEDVQAIGVSSYQGGHVEFFKYIVDLLREHESTQIKVFGGGGGVIVPEEIAELESYGVTKIFSPEDGRTAGLQGIINSFLQTSDFPVSDGSLSGDISDLTPTNWKAIARLISTVEVAKETGNSDLADIRSQLQEKSYGRKVPVLGITGTGGAGKSSLTDEIILRFLNDQTDKTVGVISVDPTRRKTGGALLGDRIRMNSIHTDRVYYRSMATRNQGFEVPAHMEEAIEVLKAAGFDFIIVETAGIGQGDAAIVPLVDVSLYVMTSEFGAQSQLEKIDMLDFADLIAINKFDRHGSEDALHDVRKQVQRNRLSFQTGLEDLPVYGSIASRFNDDGVSSLYVGIVEAINGKTGVDWKTSMTARRDRKPSSRTIIIPSERSGYLSEIANSVRRYHSWGTEQEELIRRLWRLDGVEKELRNSNVNEESEAFVKIKKLQEEIEKQLDPRALRLVGEWEDIKEAYSGDDFVFTVRGKKLPIKLKIKTLSGTLLPRIALPKYEDPGQLLRWRLKENLPGMFPFTAGVFPFKRQDEDPTRMFAGEGDPFRTNKRFKYLSAGSPAKRLSTAFDSVTLYGQDPEERPDIYGKIGTSGVSICTLDDVKILYSGFDLTAPNTSVSMTINGPAPIMLAMFFNAAIDQKLDPIREQTGSEPTPEVVLRAKSEVLSNIRGTVQADILKEDQGQNSCIFSTDFSLRMMGDIQEYFIRNNVGNFYSVSISGYHIAEAGANPITQLALTLADGFTYVEYYLSRGMNIDDFAPNLSFFFSNGLEPEYSVIGRVARRIWSIAVRDKYRGNERSQKLKYHIQTSGRSLHAQEIQFNDIRTTLQALIAIYDNCNSLHTNSYDEAITTPSEESVRRALAIQMIINKEWGLSRVDNMNQGSFILEELTDMVEEAVLAEFDRISQRGGVLGAMETGYQRTKIQDESLYYETMKTTGEYPIIGVNTFLNPQGNFLEQLGIELARGTEEEKKSQLERLADFKDRNKYESAQALEKLQRVAQSDGNIFEGLMEAVRHCSLGEITQTLYKAGGQYRRNM
- a CDS encoding dienelactone hydrolase family protein translates to MKSNRFVALFFFVLSSLYLLPPDAFAYYMRALIPLGKGHSLPGYIFLPQHKIREPLPAVIAGVGVGATKIYQYHDHCQNLANRNFAVILIDPSNYPEDLAPGPWTWDHGAGYLLGSFNQGFVGAKLAVSKEWYLKSFEAAINYMCSWPIVDSGKIALSGFSQAANAVLSVASADPRVKAVVWNYGGWPWIMPYEPYKLPPVEIFHGEKDDVYNVKYAKELAWNLKTNMRPFELNIYPCQGHMFNIVYDLKTENRYMKPVLLDAFERMVAFLKRTLEVREGSHAGALRARR
- a CDS encoding 2-oxoacid:acceptor oxidoreductase family protein encodes the protein MSLKIVFSGFGGQGVLMMGYVLAVAGMKEDKHVTFLPAYGAEVRGGTANCTVVVSDEEIASPIASSPEFVVAMNYPSMIKYQNMIKSGGTMFLNSDLITEAPAREDINVVKVPANTLAHEMGSDRSLNMVMLGVVRATTDIVSEKSISVAIETVLEGKKQKLIDTNQKAVSVGSDFIRKA
- a CDS encoding thiamine pyrophosphate-dependent enzyme; translation: MKKIFSRPDSLKDNPFHYCPGCGHSVIHRLVAEVIDELGIKDKTIGVPPAGCAVLAYNYFDVDMCEAPHGRAAAVATGLKRILKDRVIFTYQGDGDIAAIGTAETIHAANRGERITAIFVNNAVYGMTGGQMAPTTIPGQVTTTTPGGRLPVRDGYPLDLSGMLGLAAGSAYIERTTVSNPKGIIKTKKAIRKAFEVQLEDKGFALVEVLSPCPTNWKMSPTEAARWVDETMTKIFPIKVIKDVA